The genome window TCAAGGGGGACGTCCCGGACGTCCTCACCCTCAACGCCAACGGCACGTTCGGCGAGCTCGCCTCGGCCGGGATCTTCGCCGACTTCGCCGACGCCCCGGTGATGCAGACCGTGACCCCGAGCTACGCCGAGGTCATCGCCGACCTCGGGGCCTCGGCGCCGGGCGCGGTCAACGGGGTCCCGTTCGCGGCCAACGCCAGCGGCGTCCTCTACAACGAGGAGATCTTCGCCGCGAACGGCGTCGAGGTGCCCCAGACCTGGGACGAGCTCATCGCCGCCGCGCAGACGTTCGAGGCCGCGGGGATCACCCCGTTCTACGGGATGCTCGCCGACGCCTGGACCGCGCAGTCCCCGCTCGCACCCCTGACGGCCCAGACCGCCCCGGACGACTTCTTCGCAGCGCGCTTCGCCGGTGACACCACCTTCGAGCAGGGCTGGGAGGAGGCCGCGCTCAAGCTGGCCGAGCTGTACGAGTACACCCAGGACGACCCGGGTGCCTTCGGCTACCAGGAAGGCACCCGTGCCTTCGCCGAGGGCGAGTCAGCGATGCTGCTGCTCGGCAGCTACGCCGTCCCGCAGATCCGCACCTTCGAGCCCGAGTTCACCATCAGCAGCTTCGCCCTGCCCGCCACCGACGACCCCGCCGAGACGACCCTGGTCTCGGGTGTCGACGTCGTCTTCACCATCGGCGCCGACACCCCCCACCGGGAGGAGGCGATGCGGTTCATCGAGTTCCTCATGGAACCGGACCGGGTCGCGGCGTACGCGGAGGAGCAGGTGGCCGTCCCGTGCGTGGAGGGCATCGAGAACGACGACCCGGCACTAGCCGGCGTCCAGTCCTACATCGACGAAGGGCGCATCGTGGGGTTCACCGACCACCAGTTCATCCCGGCAGTCCCGCTGACCCAGCTGCTGCAGGAGTACCTCGCGACCGGCGACACCCGGGAGTTCCTCGTCGACCTCGACACCGCCTGGGACCAGGTCGCGCAGCGCCGGACCTGGGGCCTCGGGGCGGTGCAGGGCTGATGGCCACCACCACCAGCACCGCAGCCCGGCGGGCCGCCCCGTCCCGCCGCTCCACGGCGCGCCGTCCCGGCGGGGAGCGGCTGCAGCCAGCCTTCCTGTGGATGGTGCTGCCGGCGTTCGTCCTGTTCTTCGTCTTCCACACCGTCCCCGTCCTGCAGGGCATCTTCTACAGCTTCACCGACTCACCCGGGTACGGGGAGTGGAACTGGGTGGGTCTGTCGAACTATGTCGCCCTGCTCAGCGACGCGCGCATCGGCTCCGCCTACCTCTTCACGCTCCAGTTCGCCTTCGTCACCACGATCCTGGTGAACGCGCTGGCGCTGGGGCTGGCGGTCGGCCTCAACGGCAAGATCAAGTTCAAGAACACCCTGCGGGGCGTCTACTTCATCCCCAACATCCTCGCCATCCTGGTCGTCGGGTACGTCTTCAACTACCTGTTCTCCAGCTCGATCCCCGCCATCGCGCGGGCGCTGGGCGCAGAGGGACGGCTGTCGACGTCCATCCTCGCCGACCCCCAGCTGGCGTGGATCGGCATCGTCATCCTGGCCGTCTGGCAGGCGACGGCGTTCAACATCATCATCTACCTGGCCGGGCTGCAGACGGTCCCGGGCGAGCTGTACGAGGCTGCGTCGCTGGACGGCGCGGGCCGGTGGCGGCAGTTCCGCAGCATCACGTTCCCGCTCATCGCCGGGTTCTTCACCATCAACATGGTGCTGTCGCTGAAGAGCTTCCTGCAGGTCTTCGACCACATCGTCGCCATGACCAACGGCGGTCCCGGCACGGCCACGGAATCGGTCGGCCTGGTCATCTACCGCGGCGGGTTCCAGGGCGGGGAGTACGGCTACCAGATCGCTAACGCCGTCATCTTCATGATCGTCATCATCGTGTTCGCCATCGTCCAGCTCCGGGTCCTGCAGCGTAACGAGGTGTCCCCGTCATGAGCGCAACCAGCATCACCGTCCCGACGTCGCGACAGGGGGGCCTCGGACCCGACGGCCCCGACCTGCCAGGGCGACCGAGCCGCCGCCGGCGCCCCCGCGACGAGTCAGACGAGGGGGGGAGGATCAACTGGTGGCTGACCGTCCTGCTCATGGTCCTGGCGCTCACCATCGTCGTCCCGCTGTACTTCACCGTCGTCACGGCGCTCAAGACACCCGACCAGCTCGGTGGCAGCGGGTTCGGGCTGCCGACCGAGGTCCGGCTGCAGAACTTCGCCGACGCCTGGACCCTGACGAACTTCCCGCGCACGGCCCTGAACAGCGCCCTCATCACCGTCGGCGCGGTCGTCCTCACGCTGCTGACCAACTCCATGGTCGCGTACGCCATCGCCCGCAACATGCACCGGCGGCTGTTCAAGGTGCTCTTCTACTACTTCGTCTCCGCGCTCTTCGTCCCGTTCCCCATCCTCATGCTCCCCGTCGCCAAGCAGACAGCGGCGCTGGGGCTGGACAACCAGCTCGGGCTGGTCCTGCTCTACGTCGTGTACGGGCTGTCGTTCAACGTCTTCATCTTCGTCGCCTACATCCACTCCATCCCGCGCGAGCTGGAGGAGGCGGCCGTCGTCGACGGGGCCAGCACCTGGACGGTGTTCTGGCGGATCATCTTCCCGCTGCTGGCCCCGATGAACGCCACCGTCGGGATCCTCACGTGCCTGTGGGCGTGGAACGACTTCCTGCTCCCGCTGGTCATCGTCTCCGACCCTGCCGGGGCCACGCTGCCGCTGGTGCAGTACGTCTTCCAGAGCCAGTTCAGCGCGAACTACACGGTCGCCTTCGCCTCCTACCTCATGGCGATGGCTCCGCTGCTGCTCGTGTACGTCTTCGCGCAGCGGTGGGTCATCTCCGGCGTGACCCGGGGTGCCATCAAGTGACCGACACGACGAAGGAGGACGTCGCCCACCTGCGGCGGGCCGGCACCAGCCTGCTGCTGCGCCTGCCCGCCGACGAGCTCCCGACCGTCCTGCACTGGGGGCCCGACCTGGGCGAGGCGACCCCCGGGGCGCACGAGCTGCTCACCGCGGTAGCGGTGCCGCTGACAGACAGCCAGCTCACGACCATGGAGCGCGTCTCCGTCCTGCCGCAGCACTCCACCGGGTGGATGGGGGTCCCGGGCCTGACGGGCAGCCGCGCCGGACGCGCCTGGTCCCTGGTGCTCGGCCCCGTCACCCACCAGGTCCAGGACGCCGGCACCGACTCGTGGCCCGACGGGCCGGAGGGCACCGCCCGGGTGCTCAGCACCGGCGTCGACGCGCCCGGCGGCCTGCGGGTCACCAGCGAGGTGCACCTCGGGCCGACCGGCCTGGTCCGGGCCCGGGCGCGCGTGACGAACCTTCACGGCGAGCCCTACGAGGTCGGCGCCCTCACGGTCAGCCTCCCGGTGCCCCCCCAGGCAGAAGAGCTGCTCGACCTCACCGGCCGGCACACCCACGAGCGGCACCCCCAGCGCCACCCGTTCCCCGTCGGTGCCTGGGTGCGGGAGGCGCGCGGGGGGCGGCCAGGGCTCGACGCGGCCACCATGCTCTGCGCCGGCGTGGGCGGCTTCGCCTTCCGCTCCGGGCAGGTGTGGGGCGTGCACCTGGAGTGGAGCGGCAACCAGCGCCTCGTCGCCGAGCGGACCGTCACCGGCTGGCGCCTCCTGGGCGGCGGCGAGCTGCTGCTGCCCGGTGAGGTCCGGCTCGAGCGTGACGAGACGTACACCAGCCCCTGGCTGTGCGCGTCCTGGGGTGACGGGCTGGACGTCCTGTCCTCCCGCGTCCACCGCCACCTGCGACGGCGACCCCACCACCCCCGACGACCCCGGCCGGTCCTGCTCAACACCTGGGAGGCCGTCTACTTCGACCACGACACCGACAAGCTGCTGCGCCTCGCGGAGAACGCCGCCGCCGTCGGGGTGGAGCGCTTCGTCCTGGACGACGGCTGGTTCCGCGGCCGCCGCGACGACCGCGCCGGCCTCGGTGACTGGGTGGTCGACCCCGACGTGTGGCCCGACGGGCTGACCCCCCTCGCCGGCCGCGTCCACGAGCTCGGGATGGAGTTCGGCCTCTGGTTCGAGCCCGAGATGGTCAACCTGGACTCCGACCTCGCCCGAGCCCACCCCGACTGGCTCCTCGGAACCCCGCACGGACCCGGGTCCCCGTCGCGCTACCAGCACGTCCTGGACCTCGGCCGGCCCGAGGCCTACGAGCACGTCCGCCACCAGATGTCGCAGGTGATCGGCAGGTACGGCGTGGACTACATCAAGTGGGACCACAACCGCCCCCTGGTGGACGCCGGTCACCAGCCGGACGGGCAGCCCGCGGTCCGCGAGCAGACCCTCGCCGTCTACCGGCTGATGCGCGCGCTCAAGGACGCCCACCCCGGCCTGGAGATCGAGTCCTGCGCGGCCGGCGGGGGGCGGATCGACCTCGGCGTCCTCGAGGTCGCCGACCGGGTCTGGGTGTCGGACTGCATCGACCCGCACGAACGGCACCGGATGGTCCGCTGGACCGGCCTGATCACCCCGCCGGAGCTCATGGGCACCCACATCGGCTCACCCGTGGACCACACCACCGGCAGGACCCACACCCTCCCGTTCCGGGCCGCGACCGCCCTCTGGGGCCACCTCGGCATCGAGTGGGACATCGCCGACCTGGGCGCGGACGACCTCGCCGAGCTCACCGCCTGGGTGCAGCTCCACAAACGCCACCGGCAGCTGCTGCACACCGGCGACGTCGTCCACGCCGACACACACGCCACCGAGATATCGCTGGAGGGCGTGGT of Aquipuribacter hungaricus contains these proteins:
- a CDS encoding ABC transporter substrate-binding protein, whose amino-acid sequence is MAALTALTMLTAAGLAGCSSSSQTELLFFQFKPEAVAFFEQAAADFEAENPDIRVVVDNVPDPETALRTRLVKGDVPDVLTLNANGTFGELASAGIFADFADAPVMQTVTPSYAEVIADLGASAPGAVNGVPFAANASGVLYNEEIFAANGVEVPQTWDELIAAAQTFEAAGITPFYGMLADAWTAQSPLAPLTAQTAPDDFFAARFAGDTTFEQGWEEAALKLAELYEYTQDDPGAFGYQEGTRAFAEGESAMLLLGSYAVPQIRTFEPEFTISSFALPATDDPAETTLVSGVDVVFTIGADTPHREEAMRFIEFLMEPDRVAAYAEEQVAVPCVEGIENDDPALAGVQSYIDEGRIVGFTDHQFIPAVPLTQLLQEYLATGDTREFLVDLDTAWDQVAQRRTWGLGAVQG
- a CDS encoding alpha-galactosidase; the encoded protein is MTDTTKEDVAHLRRAGTSLLLRLPADELPTVLHWGPDLGEATPGAHELLTAVAVPLTDSQLTTMERVSVLPQHSTGWMGVPGLTGSRAGRAWSLVLGPVTHQVQDAGTDSWPDGPEGTARVLSTGVDAPGGLRVTSEVHLGPTGLVRARARVTNLHGEPYEVGALTVSLPVPPQAEELLDLTGRHTHERHPQRHPFPVGAWVREARGGRPGLDAATMLCAGVGGFAFRSGQVWGVHLEWSGNQRLVAERTVTGWRLLGGGELLLPGEVRLERDETYTSPWLCASWGDGLDVLSSRVHRHLRRRPHHPRRPRPVLLNTWEAVYFDHDTDKLLRLAENAAAVGVERFVLDDGWFRGRRDDRAGLGDWVVDPDVWPDGLTPLAGRVHELGMEFGLWFEPEMVNLDSDLARAHPDWLLGTPHGPGSPSRYQHVLDLGRPEAYEHVRHQMSQVIGRYGVDYIKWDHNRPLVDAGHQPDGQPAVREQTLAVYRLMRALKDAHPGLEIESCAAGGGRIDLGVLEVADRVWVSDCIDPHERHRMVRWTGLITPPELMGTHIGSPVDHTTGRTHTLPFRAATALWGHLGIEWDIADLGADDLAELTAWVQLHKRHRQLLHTGDVVHADTHATEISLEGVVAEDGSEALFQVSLLEHPLTWPLQRLRLPGLDPHRSYRVTIAQPRESRPAESRLPAWTRDGAVLTGAMLHGLGLAAPMLRLHEALLIHVSAEPLPTGP
- a CDS encoding carbohydrate ABC transporter permease: MSATSITVPTSRQGGLGPDGPDLPGRPSRRRRPRDESDEGGRINWWLTVLLMVLALTIVVPLYFTVVTALKTPDQLGGSGFGLPTEVRLQNFADAWTLTNFPRTALNSALITVGAVVLTLLTNSMVAYAIARNMHRRLFKVLFYYFVSALFVPFPILMLPVAKQTAALGLDNQLGLVLLYVVYGLSFNVFIFVAYIHSIPRELEEAAVVDGASTWTVFWRIIFPLLAPMNATVGILTCLWAWNDFLLPLVIVSDPAGATLPLVQYVFQSQFSANYTVAFASYLMAMAPLLLVYVFAQRWVISGVTRGAIK
- a CDS encoding carbohydrate ABC transporter permease yields the protein MATTTSTAARRAAPSRRSTARRPGGERLQPAFLWMVLPAFVLFFVFHTVPVLQGIFYSFTDSPGYGEWNWVGLSNYVALLSDARIGSAYLFTLQFAFVTTILVNALALGLAVGLNGKIKFKNTLRGVYFIPNILAILVVGYVFNYLFSSSIPAIARALGAEGRLSTSILADPQLAWIGIVILAVWQATAFNIIIYLAGLQTVPGELYEAASLDGAGRWRQFRSITFPLIAGFFTINMVLSLKSFLQVFDHIVAMTNGGPGTATESVGLVIYRGGFQGGEYGYQIANAVIFMIVIIVFAIVQLRVLQRNEVSPS